A single Curtobacterium sp. MCJR17_020 DNA region contains:
- the kdpA gene encoding potassium-transporting ATPase subunit KdpA, producing the protein MGASGAADVWAGIVQVATLVLLLVVAYRPLGDWMAKVFTPVRHNRVERGVYRLIGVDPDAEQSWPVYLRGVLLFSVVGLLLVYLLQRVQVVLPGDLGLPAVGPSLAFNTAASFVANTNWQSYSPEVTVGYTVQMAGLAVQNFLSAAVGLAVAVALVRGFARRKSGTLGNVWVDVVRGVGRLLLPGAFVFAIVLVAGGVIQSWGSGTDVTTLIGGTQHIPDGFVASQEAIKELGTNGGGYFNANSAHPFENPQAWTNLVEVFLMLVIPFSLPRTFGRLVGDDRQGYAILAVMGAIFLVSLSVMSIAELGGGGLATHAAGAAMEGKETRFGILGTTLFGTTSTATSTGAVNGMFDSFTPIGGMMAMLNMMLGEVTPGGVGSGLYGMLVLAVITVFIGGLLVGRTPEYLGKKIRAKEMTFAALYILVTPTLVLLATGLSLVIPGVREQVLGTSIFNPGNHGLSELLYAFTSGANNNGSAFGGLTANTTWMNSALGVVMLLGRFVPMVFVLALAGSLAAQDRVPETAGTLPTHRPLFIGLLGGVAVIVTALTYFPVLALGPLAEGLS; encoded by the coding sequence GTGGGCGCGTCGGGCGCCGCGGACGTCTGGGCGGGAATCGTCCAGGTCGCCACGCTCGTCCTGCTGCTCGTCGTCGCCTACCGGCCGCTCGGCGACTGGATGGCGAAGGTGTTCACACCCGTCCGGCACAACCGGGTCGAGCGCGGGGTCTACCGGCTGATCGGGGTCGACCCGGACGCCGAACAGTCGTGGCCCGTGTACCTGCGCGGCGTCCTGCTCTTCAGCGTCGTCGGGCTGCTGCTCGTCTACCTGCTGCAGCGCGTCCAGGTCGTGCTGCCCGGCGACCTCGGCCTGCCGGCCGTGGGCCCGTCGCTCGCGTTCAACACCGCGGCGTCGTTCGTCGCGAACACGAACTGGCAGTCGTACTCACCCGAGGTGACCGTCGGCTACACCGTGCAGATGGCCGGCCTCGCGGTGCAGAACTTCCTGTCCGCCGCCGTCGGCCTCGCCGTCGCCGTCGCCCTGGTGCGCGGGTTCGCCCGCCGCAAGTCCGGCACCCTCGGCAACGTGTGGGTGGACGTCGTCCGCGGTGTCGGTCGCCTGCTGCTGCCCGGTGCGTTCGTGTTCGCGATCGTGCTCGTCGCCGGCGGGGTCATCCAGTCGTGGGGGAGCGGCACCGACGTCACCACGCTCATCGGTGGCACGCAGCACATCCCCGACGGGTTCGTCGCGTCGCAGGAGGCGATCAAGGAACTCGGCACGAACGGCGGTGGCTACTTCAACGCCAACTCGGCACACCCGTTCGAGAACCCGCAGGCGTGGACGAACCTGGTCGAGGTCTTCCTGATGCTCGTCATCCCGTTCTCGCTGCCCCGCACGTTCGGGCGGCTCGTCGGTGACGACCGCCAGGGCTACGCGATCCTCGCCGTGATGGGCGCGATCTTCCTCGTGTCCCTGTCGGTGATGTCGATCGCCGAGCTCGGCGGTGGGGGGCTCGCGACGCACGCAGCCGGAGCGGCGATGGAGGGCAAGGAGACCCGGTTCGGGATCCTCGGCACCACCCTGTTCGGCACGACGTCGACCGCGACCTCGACCGGTGCGGTGAACGGCATGTTCGACAGCTTCACCCCGATCGGCGGGATGATGGCGATGCTCAACATGATGCTCGGCGAGGTCACCCCGGGCGGTGTCGGTTCCGGCCTGTACGGCATGCTCGTGCTCGCCGTCATCACGGTGTTCATCGGCGGCCTGCTCGTCGGCCGGACGCCGGAGTACCTCGGCAAGAAGATCCGCGCGAAGGAGATGACCTTCGCGGCGCTGTACATCCTGGTCACGCCGACCCTCGTGCTCCTCGCCACCGGACTGTCCCTGGTCATCCCCGGCGTCCGCGAACAGGTACTCGGCACGTCGATCTTCAACCCCGGCAACCACGGGCTGTCCGAGCTGCTCTACGCCTTCACCTCGGGCGCGAACAACAACGGCTCGGCCTTCGGCGGGCTCACCGCGAACACCACGTGGATGAACTCCGCGCTCGGCGTCGTGATGCTGCTCGGCCGCTTCGTGCCGATGGTGTTCGTCCTGGCGCTCGCCGGGTCGCTCGCCGCCCAGGACCGCGTGCCCGAGACCGCCGGCACCCTGCCCACCCACCGCCCGCTGTTCATCGGGCTGCTCGGCGGCGTCGCCGTCATCGTCACCGCACTCACCTACTTCCCGGTGCTCGCACTGGGCCCGCTCGCAGAAGGACTGTCATGA
- a CDS encoding VOC family protein — protein MSIETTTHLNFDGNAREALDFYASVFGGEVTAATYGQMGALDDPAWADRVVFGQVSTDAGFRVMAFDVWPGQPYDQGSNAFYVFVHGDDTAEIERYWAVLSEGAEIRQPLAPSAWAPLAGQLRDRFGVVWQLDVAAPTE, from the coding sequence ATGAGCATCGAAACGACAACCCACCTCAACTTCGACGGCAACGCCCGCGAGGCCCTCGACTTCTACGCATCGGTCTTCGGCGGCGAGGTCACCGCCGCCACCTACGGGCAGATGGGCGCCCTCGACGATCCCGCCTGGGCGGACCGGGTCGTCTTCGGCCAGGTCTCCACCGACGCCGGGTTCCGGGTCATGGCGTTCGACGTCTGGCCCGGGCAGCCCTACGACCAGGGATCGAACGCCTTCTACGTGTTCGTGCACGGGGACGACACCGCCGAGATCGAGCGGTACTGGGCCGTGCTGTCCGAGGGCGCCGAGATCCGGCAGCCGCTCGCCCCTTCGGCCTGGGCGCCACTCGCGGGGCAGCTCCGCGACCGCTTCGGTGTGGTCTGGCAGCTCGACGTCGCGGCGCCGACCGAGTGA
- a CDS encoding aldo/keto reductase, with amino-acid sequence MKTLELPQTDLTASDVVVGLMRINDMSDEDIRALYSASRDASVNMFDHAAVYGEWHGCEERFGSAVTLSPTERAEIVLQTKVGIRPTPNGAYFDFSYEHILESVEESLTALQTDYVDVLLLHRPDALVEPEEVAKAFDELHAAGKVHHFGVSNHTPGQVDLLEKHVQQPLAFNQVQLSITHANVISQGLTANMGGLDQSISRDNDILNYSRINDITLQAWSPFQKGFFDGVFLGDREQYAELNDVLEEIASAHGVTPTGIAVAWITRHPAHFQVVLGTTNPQRVRDSAAGSDVELSREEWYRIFTAAGHTVP; translated from the coding sequence GTGAAGACACTGGAGTTGCCACAGACGGACCTCACCGCATCCGACGTCGTCGTCGGACTGATGCGGATCAACGACATGAGCGACGAGGACATCCGCGCGCTCTACAGCGCCTCGCGTGACGCGAGCGTGAACATGTTCGACCACGCCGCGGTGTACGGCGAGTGGCACGGCTGCGAGGAGCGGTTCGGTTCCGCCGTGACGCTGTCGCCGACGGAGCGTGCCGAGATCGTGCTGCAGACCAAGGTCGGCATCCGTCCGACCCCGAACGGCGCGTACTTCGACTTCTCGTACGAGCACATCCTCGAGTCGGTCGAGGAATCGCTCACCGCGCTGCAGACCGACTACGTCGACGTCCTGCTCCTGCACCGCCCCGACGCCCTGGTGGAGCCGGAAGAGGTCGCGAAGGCCTTCGACGAGCTGCACGCCGCCGGCAAGGTGCACCACTTCGGGGTCTCGAACCACACCCCCGGTCAGGTGGACCTGCTCGAGAAGCACGTCCAGCAGCCGCTCGCCTTCAACCAGGTACAGCTGAGCATCACGCACGCCAACGTCATCTCGCAGGGCCTCACGGCGAACATGGGTGGCCTCGACCAGTCGATCTCCCGCGACAACGACATCCTCAACTACTCGCGGATCAACGACATCACGCTGCAGGCCTGGTCGCCGTTCCAGAAGGGCTTCTTCGACGGCGTCTTCCTCGGCGACCGCGAGCAGTACGCCGAGCTGAACGACGTGCTCGAGGAGATCGCCTCCGCGCACGGAGTCACCCCGACGGGCATCGCCGTCGCCTGGATCACCCGCCACCCCGCACACTTCCAGGTCGTCCTCGGCACGACGAACCCGCAGCGCGTGCGCGACTCGGCGGCCGGCTCGGACGTCGAGCTGTCCCGCGAGGAGTGGTACCGGATCTTCACCGCCGCGGGGCACACCGTTCCGTGA
- a CDS encoding SDR family oxidoreductase yields MSLQQLFGLDGRTALVTGGSSGIGQAIAVALADAGSHVLVAARTAATIDATVATIRQAGGSADGIVADLSSRAGAHALADAAGDVDVLVNSAGINLRPPMADLHEDTWDATMAVNLDAPFVLGQRLAPGMTARGHGRIISISSQQAHRPFAASGAYGVSKAGRGPAAGSGPSRQRRAGRAGGERHWPGPRRRPGRRRGSPPTS; encoded by the coding sequence ATGTCGCTGCAGCAGCTCTTCGGTCTCGACGGACGCACCGCCCTGGTGACGGGAGGCAGTTCCGGCATCGGACAGGCCATCGCGGTCGCCCTGGCGGACGCCGGATCGCACGTGCTGGTAGCGGCACGGACGGCTGCGACCATCGACGCCACCGTCGCCACGATCCGGCAGGCGGGTGGCTCGGCCGACGGCATCGTCGCCGACCTGTCCTCGCGCGCCGGAGCACACGCACTCGCCGACGCGGCTGGCGACGTCGACGTCCTCGTGAACTCCGCCGGCATCAACCTCCGGCCGCCGATGGCCGACCTCCACGAGGACACCTGGGACGCCACGATGGCCGTGAACCTCGACGCACCCTTCGTGCTCGGGCAGCGCCTCGCGCCCGGCATGACCGCGCGCGGCCACGGCCGGATCATCAGCATCAGCTCGCAGCAGGCGCACCGTCCGTTCGCCGCGAGCGGCGCGTACGGGGTCTCCAAGGCCGGTCGGGGCCCCGCCGCCGGTTCCGGACCGTCGCGCCAGCGGCGGGCCGGCCGTGCCGGTGGGGAGAGGCACTGGCCCGGTCCCAGGCGGAGGCCTGGTCGGCGCAGGGGGTCACCTCCAACGTCCTGA
- a CDS encoding SDR family oxidoreductase: MIPGFVRTPLNERLGSDPAAVSALAARTLVGRNGLASDFAAAAVFLAGPGSAYVTGQSIAVDGGFSVH, encoded by the coding sequence CTGATCCCCGGTTTCGTGCGCACCCCGCTCAACGAGCGGCTCGGCTCCGACCCGGCCGCGGTGTCAGCGCTCGCCGCGCGGACGCTGGTCGGCCGGAACGGACTCGCGTCGGACTTCGCTGCCGCTGCCGTGTTCCTCGCCGGCCCTGGTTCGGCGTACGTCACGGGGCAGTCGATCGCGGTCGACGGCGGGTTCTCCGTCCACTGA
- a CDS encoding GNAT family N-acetyltransferase, with the protein MLPDLTLPVRLSAHAGSVVVRNAADDDLDALMALLSDDPISAARGDVAAPEDRPQYAAALRAITDDPANALLVAEDEGGRLVGTLQLTRIPGMARRGATRLLVEAVRVSSALRSGGIGSAMMRWVTDVAAPELGTPLVQLTSDAARTDAHRFYERLGFTGSHVGFKYRVPGVGADRQA; encoded by the coding sequence GTGCTCCCCGACCTCACCCTGCCCGTCCGCTTGTCTGCCCACGCCGGATCGGTGGTGGTGCGGAACGCGGCCGACGACGACCTCGACGCACTGATGGCGTTGCTGTCCGACGACCCGATCAGTGCGGCCCGCGGGGACGTCGCCGCCCCGGAGGACCGTCCGCAGTACGCCGCGGCCCTCCGAGCGATCACCGACGACCCGGCGAACGCGCTGCTGGTCGCCGAGGACGAGGGCGGTCGACTCGTCGGCACGCTGCAGCTCACCCGGATCCCGGGCATGGCTCGTCGAGGAGCAACCCGGCTGCTCGTCGAGGCCGTGCGCGTGAGCAGCGCGCTCCGCTCCGGCGGCATCGGCAGCGCGATGATGCGGTGGGTGACAGACGTCGCAGCACCGGAGCTCGGAACCCCGCTCGTGCAGCTCACATCGGACGCCGCCCGCACGGACGCGCACCGGTTCTACGAGCGCCTCGGGTTCACCGGATCGCACGTCGGCTTCAAGTACCGCGTCCCTGGCGTCGGCGCAGACCGGCAAGCGTGA
- a CDS encoding putative RNA methyltransferase, whose protein sequence is MRDNLLPMLACPVCAEPLGRVDGGQVGCATGHRFDEAKQGHLTLLPAKRRALTADTPEMVDARLRFLGRGHYAPVERALAAIVADATAPGIVLDVGSGPGTYLAHALRAADGRLGVALDLSAVAIRRAARAHERAGAVVGDVTERLPVVDGAAAVLLDVFAPRNQTEYARVLHPDGVLAVVTPRTGHLAELAEATISVDPEKERRLHDSLTPSFVLRSSDDLTWTMDLSAEDVHDVVHMGPSHHHVSAEQVFAPTSVTATVTVSTWSRSG, encoded by the coding sequence GTGCGTGACAACCTGCTGCCGATGCTCGCCTGCCCCGTGTGCGCCGAGCCGCTCGGCCGGGTCGACGGCGGCCAGGTCGGTTGCGCGACCGGGCACCGGTTCGACGAGGCGAAGCAGGGCCACCTGACGCTCCTGCCTGCGAAGCGCCGTGCGCTCACCGCGGACACCCCGGAGATGGTGGACGCGCGGCTGCGGTTCCTGGGGCGCGGGCACTACGCGCCCGTCGAGCGGGCGCTCGCCGCGATCGTCGCGGACGCCACCGCGCCCGGCATCGTGCTCGACGTCGGATCCGGTCCGGGGACCTACCTGGCGCATGCGCTGCGCGCGGCGGACGGGAGGCTCGGGGTCGCGTTGGACCTGTCGGCCGTCGCGATCCGGCGTGCGGCACGCGCCCACGAGCGTGCGGGGGCCGTCGTCGGGGACGTGACCGAGCGCCTCCCGGTCGTCGACGGCGCTGCCGCCGTCCTCCTCGACGTCTTCGCACCCCGCAACCAGACCGAGTACGCCCGCGTCCTGCACCCCGACGGCGTGCTCGCGGTGGTGACCCCGCGGACCGGCCACCTGGCAGAGCTGGCCGAGGCGACGATCTCCGTCGACCCGGAGAAGGAGCGGCGGCTGCACGACTCGCTCACGCCGTCGTTCGTGCTGCGGTCCTCCGACGACCTGACCTGGACGATGGACCTCTCCGCCGAGGACGTCCACGACGTCGTGCACATGGGGCCGAGCCACCACCACGTCTCGGCGGAGCAGGTGTTCGCGCCGACGAGCGTGACCGCGACCGTGACGGTCAGCACGTGGAGCCGCTCGGGCTGA
- a CDS encoding potassium-transporting ATPase subunit F: MIGITIAAAVLGIAAVVYLVWALVRPERF, encoded by the coding sequence GTGATCGGCATCACCATCGCGGCCGCCGTCCTCGGCATCGCCGCAGTCGTGTACCTCGTCTGGGCGCTCGTGCGTCCGGAGCGGTTCTAG
- a CDS encoding WYL domain-containing protein, protein MAGPSSRMLALLSLLQVHRDWPGDELAGRLEVSPRTVRRDVDRLRALGYRVEALRGPAGGYRLAAGSDLPPLLFDDEQAVAIALALAVAPASGADIAESAARALATVRQVMPARLRSRVDAVQAVTTSGRTRTDPDVLVAVSEAVHLHEVLRFTYAGDDDLRPPRRVEPHAVVARNGRWYLLDWDLDRDDWRTHRIDRITPRMRTRVPFTPRPVPGGDPLAFVSARFKGSAQADAWPCVGSVTMTTADARTITPYLPEGAVVEPLSDERSRVTLGSWSWPGLAGAFAGFAVDFVVEGPENLRDAVGALTTRLRAASAR, encoded by the coding sequence ATGGCCGGACCCTCCTCGCGCATGCTCGCGCTGCTGTCGTTGTTGCAGGTGCATCGCGACTGGCCGGGCGACGAGCTCGCCGGGCGGCTCGAGGTCAGCCCCCGCACGGTCCGCCGCGACGTCGACCGGCTCCGAGCGCTCGGGTACCGGGTCGAGGCACTGCGCGGGCCCGCCGGTGGGTACCGGCTCGCAGCGGGTTCGGACCTGCCGCCCCTGCTGTTCGACGACGAGCAGGCCGTGGCGATCGCCCTGGCGCTCGCCGTCGCGCCCGCGTCGGGCGCGGACATCGCCGAGTCGGCTGCCCGAGCACTGGCGACGGTCCGGCAGGTCATGCCCGCGCGGCTCCGGTCGCGGGTCGACGCGGTGCAGGCGGTCACGACGTCCGGGCGGACCCGCACCGACCCGGACGTGCTCGTCGCGGTGAGCGAGGCCGTGCACCTGCACGAGGTCCTGCGGTTCACGTACGCGGGCGACGACGACCTCCGCCCACCCCGCCGCGTCGAACCCCACGCCGTCGTCGCCCGGAACGGCCGCTGGTACCTGCTCGACTGGGACCTCGACCGCGACGACTGGCGCACCCACCGCATCGACCGGATCACCCCGCGGATGCGCACGCGGGTGCCGTTCACGCCCCGGCCGGTGCCCGGTGGTGACCCGCTGGCCTTCGTGTCGGCGCGGTTCAAGGGATCGGCGCAGGCCGACGCCTGGCCGTGCGTCGGTTCGGTCACCATGACGACTGCCGACGCGCGGACGATCACGCCGTACCTGCCCGAGGGCGCCGTCGTCGAACCCCTGTCCGACGAGCGGAGTCGTGTCACGCTCGGTTCGTGGTCCTGGCCCGGTCTCGCCGGAGCGTTCGCGGGCTTCGCGGTCGACTTCGTCGTCGAGGGTCCCGAGAATCTCCGCGACGCCGTCGGTGCGTTGACCACGCGCCTCCGGGCGGCGAGCGCGCGTTAG
- the kdpB gene encoding potassium-transporting ATPase subunit KdpB, whose amino-acid sequence MTVTTEPEPRTAVEPATRSSAFGPRQLVAGLPGALRKLDPRLMWRNPVMFIVEVGAALTTAAAVVEPSAFTIAIAVWLWLTVVFANLAESVAEGRGKAQADTLRKTRSTTSARRVLGYAATDAAATGNETEEVASVDLAKGDVVVVVAGEVIPGDGDVIDGIASVDESAVTGESAPVIRESGGDRSAVTGGTRVLSDRIIVRITSTPGETFIDRMIRLVEGAARQKTPNEIALNILLASLSIVFVIVCLTMQPIAGLVGATVSVPVLIALLVCLIPTTIGALLSAIGIAGMDRLVQHNVLAMSGRAVEAAGDITTLLLDKTGTITYGNRRASRVVPVPGVREASLMEAAALSSAADSTPEGRSIVSLAADAGVTPALPDGAVEVPFTAQTRMSGLDLPDGSQIRKGAAAAVLAWADTPDAGLVAAIDATVAEISDQGGTPLVVGRRSADGAVTLLGVVHLKDVVKDGMAARFAELRSMGIRTVMITGDNPRTAAAIAHEAGVDDFLAEATPEDKLAYIKREQEGGNLVAMTGDGTNDAPALAQADVGVAMNTGTTAAKEAGNMVDLDSDPTKLIDVVRIGKQLLITRGALTTFSIANDVAKYFAIIPAMFQAAFPGLAALNVMGLHSPSSAILSAVIFNALVIVALIPLSLRGVKYRAAAASSILGRNLLVYGLGGVIVPFIGIKLIDLVVGLIPGF is encoded by the coding sequence ATGACCGTGACCACCGAGCCGGAACCGCGCACCGCAGTGGAGCCGGCCACCCGCTCGTCCGCATTCGGGCCCCGCCAACTGGTGGCGGGCCTCCCGGGAGCCCTGCGGAAACTCGATCCGCGACTCATGTGGCGGAACCCCGTCATGTTCATCGTCGAGGTCGGCGCAGCCCTGACGACGGCAGCCGCCGTCGTCGAGCCCTCGGCGTTCACCATCGCCATCGCGGTGTGGCTCTGGCTCACCGTCGTCTTCGCGAACCTGGCGGAGTCGGTCGCCGAGGGCCGCGGCAAGGCGCAGGCCGACACCCTGCGGAAGACCCGCTCGACCACGAGCGCCCGCCGGGTGCTCGGGTACGCGGCGACCGACGCGGCCGCGACCGGCAACGAGACCGAGGAGGTCGCGTCCGTCGACCTGGCCAAGGGCGACGTCGTGGTCGTGGTCGCCGGCGAGGTGATCCCGGGCGACGGCGATGTCATCGACGGCATCGCGTCCGTCGACGAGTCGGCCGTCACGGGTGAGTCCGCGCCCGTCATCCGCGAGTCCGGCGGCGACCGCAGTGCCGTCACCGGCGGCACCCGGGTGCTGTCCGACCGGATCATCGTGCGCATCACCTCGACCCCTGGTGAGACCTTCATCGACCGGATGATCCGCCTCGTCGAGGGTGCAGCCCGGCAGAAGACGCCGAACGAGATCGCGCTGAACATCCTGCTCGCCTCGCTGTCGATCGTCTTCGTGATCGTCTGCCTGACGATGCAGCCCATCGCGGGACTCGTCGGAGCGACGGTCAGCGTCCCCGTCCTGATCGCCCTGCTCGTCTGCCTCATCCCGACCACCATCGGGGCCCTGCTCTCCGCGATCGGCATCGCCGGCATGGACCGGCTCGTGCAGCACAACGTGCTCGCGATGTCGGGCCGCGCGGTCGAGGCCGCCGGCGACATCACCACCCTGCTGCTCGACAAGACCGGCACGATCACGTACGGCAACCGTCGGGCGTCGCGTGTGGTGCCGGTACCGGGCGTGCGCGAGGCCTCGCTGATGGAAGCAGCAGCCCTGTCGAGCGCTGCGGACTCGACGCCCGAAGGCCGCTCGATCGTGTCGCTCGCTGCCGACGCCGGGGTCACACCGGCCCTGCCGGACGGGGCGGTCGAGGTGCCGTTCACGGCGCAGACCCGCATGTCCGGTCTCGACCTGCCGGACGGGTCGCAGATCCGCAAGGGTGCCGCTGCCGCAGTGCTCGCCTGGGCAGACACCCCCGATGCCGGTCTGGTCGCCGCGATCGATGCCACCGTCGCCGAGATCTCCGACCAGGGCGGGACCCCGCTCGTCGTCGGCCGCCGCTCCGCGGACGGCGCGGTCACCCTGCTCGGCGTCGTGCACCTGAAGGACGTCGTCAAGGACGGCATGGCGGCCCGGTTCGCCGAGCTCCGGTCGATGGGCATCCGCACGGTGATGATCACCGGCGACAACCCCCGCACCGCCGCTGCGATCGCGCACGAAGCCGGCGTGGACGACTTCCTCGCCGAGGCCACCCCGGAGGACAAGCTCGCGTACATCAAGCGCGAGCAGGAGGGCGGCAACCTCGTCGCGATGACCGGGGACGGCACCAACGACGCCCCGGCCCTGGCCCAGGCGGACGTCGGCGTCGCGATGAACACCGGCACGACGGCGGCGAAGGAGGCGGGCAACATGGTCGACCTCGACTCCGACCCGACCAAGCTCATCGACGTCGTCCGCATCGGCAAGCAGTTGCTCATCACGCGCGGCGCCCTGACCACCTTCTCCATCGCCAACGACGTCGCGAAGTACTTCGCGATCATCCCGGCGATGTTCCAGGCGGCGTTCCCCGGGCTCGCAGCACTCAACGTCATGGGGCTGCACAGTCCGTCGTCAGCGATCCTGTCGGCGGTCATCTTCAACGCGCTCGTCATCGTGGCGCTCATCCCGCTGTCCCTGCGTGGCGTCAAGTACCGCGCGGCCGCAGCGTCGTCGATCCTCGGCCGGAACCTGCTCGTCTACGGGCTCGGCGGCGT